The Gasterosteus aculeatus chromosome 17, fGasAcu3.hap1.1, whole genome shotgun sequence genome includes a window with the following:
- the LOC120835784 gene encoding uncharacterized protein LOC120835784 yields MGGASAGGRAAESPAAGTSGSPHTLETDLLRRFEPLDYASSRTMATLPRTQMPPSGQLISVPHKDTMRLLEVYVKRSLSLNDGALGSKRAGGKEKWVTMPTKLRRHSSDPSLHLAEGSEQQSGPCSAAEPAPDRPEACPEEPEKTVKKPKKNKKPSLWKSFLGIFSRRPSEEKDEEQDGASEMAEGPSAAAAAASDDTTTCLPTIQVSAQKKKSSRSKSLRRRFSKRRSLTKINKLSKDVNHADITRVEAVESTYHYYETVSQELEKIVHEVQENEEVVPLSDVEVMNRIIALTKEEGDAIDCKLRDNPTLSNFFNGMSYSAFQKLADAYLETEATPTHNPPTVLPTAPELVKLAFTLDFTARIAGLSRQNVGHITGLGNRYLHDRFKYQQACSDHPGSDSDD; encoded by the exons TTCTCGAACCATGGCAACACTCCCAAGAACACAGATGCCTCCCAGCGGCCAGCTGATTTCCGTGCCTCACAAGGATACAATGCGTCTGCTGGAGGTCTACGTCAAGCGCAGCCTCAGCCTCAACGACGGGGCGCTGGGCAGCAAGAGGGCCGGCGGGAAAGAAAAGTGGGTGACCATGCCGACGAAGCTAAGGCGACATTCCAGCGACCCGTCGCTTCACCTGGCCGAGGGGTCGGAACAGCAAAGCGGCCCGTGTTCGGCAGCCGAACCCGCCCCGGACCGGCCCGAGGCTTGTCCGGAGGAACCCGAGAAAACGGTGAAAAAGcccaagaagaacaagaagccCTCTCTGTGGAAAAGCTTCCTGGGTATTTTCTCCCGGAGGCCTAGCGAGGAGAAAGACGAAGAGCAGGACGGCGCGTCGGAGATGGCCGAGGGcccctcggcggcggcggcggcggcctccgACGACACGACCACCTGCCTGCCCACAATTCAGGTCTctgcacagaagaagaagtcgtCGAGGAGTAAATCCCTCAGGAGAAGGTTCTCCAAAAGGCGATCGCTGACGAAAATAAACAAACTCAGTAAAGACGTCAACCACGCCGACATCACGCGGGTCGAAG CTGTGGAATCGACGTATCACTACTACGAGACGGTGTCACAGGAGCTGGAGAAAATTGTCCACGAGGTTCAGGAAAACGAGGAAGTTGTCCCCCTCTCTGATG tggAGGTAATGAACAGGATCATTGCCTTGACGAAGGAGGAGGGTGACGCCATAGATTGCaag ctgagagaCAACCCCACGCTGAGCAACTTCTTCAACGGGATGTCGTACTCCGCCTTCCAGAAGTTGGCCGACGCCTACCTGGAGACGGAGGCGACGCCGACCCATAACCCTCCCACCGTCCTGCCGACGGCACCCGAGCTGGTCAAGTTGGCCTTCACGCTGGACTTCACGGCCCGGATAGCCGGGCTCTCCAGACAGAACGTGGGACACATCACCGGCCTGGGGAACCGGTATCTCCACGACCGATTCAAGTACCAGCAG GCGTGTTCCGATCACCCAGGGTCAGACAGCGACGACTGA